In Saccharomycodes ludwigii strain NBRC 1722 chromosome III, whole genome shotgun sequence, one DNA window encodes the following:
- the LOA1 gene encoding lysophosphatidic acid acyltransferase LOA1 (similar to Saccharomyces cerevisiae YPR139C | LOA1 | Lysophosphatidic acid: Oleoyl-CoA Acyltransferase): MEKYSTWRDNGTGISPFLPITNTPLNNNDIGLMKKLLIFLKAFGKAIVLIPFLLIYQVLPFTFILKLIFQILTRLKLNVMVEGVKRSKIDINLHYPQKGQIYFVNYTTPLDFLFLEYLRTDSNDKYMVLISYSKDEFLQINNWWTFCLFTLVTAGVLSKEVLENNGFKKLRVDKTFFKIIKDKIVFIFPEGTTSNGKTVLPLRMDIKNFEKHCTVVVNTINIKILPSYLTIPLPYGDNTNKYWGRLLITDQVTVKIKITPNIKNLDNVRMYMNNDDKYKLVGEELNIESKEKFIKAYKGKI; encoded by the coding sequence atggaaaaatataGCACATGGAGAGATAACGGGACTGGTATCAGTCCATTTTTACCAATTACAAACACACctctaaataataatgatatcgGTTTAATGAAGAaactattaatttttttaaaagcaTTTGGTAAAGCTATTGTGTTaattccatttttattgatatacCAAGTTTTGCcatttacttttattttaaaattgatatTCCAAATCTTAACAAGATTGAAATTAAATGTTATGGTTGAAGGTGTGAAAAGATCTAAGATCGATATTAATTTACATTATCCTCAAAAGGGCCAAATTTACTTTGTTAATTATACCACTCCATTAGACTTTTTATTCTTGGAATATTTAAGAACCGACAGTaatgataaatatatgGTCTTAATTAGTTACAGCAAGGATGAATTCCttcaaattaataattggTGGACATTTTGTCTGTTTACTTTGGTCACTGCAGGTGTTTTAAGTAAAGAAGTTTTAGAAAACAATggctttaaaaaattaagagTAGATAAAACTTTCTTTAAGATTATTAAAGACAAAATAGTTTTCATTTTCCCAGAAGGTACTACGTCCAATGGTAAGACCGTCTTACCATTAAGGATGGATATcaaaaactttgaaaaacaCTGTACCGTTGTTGTAAACACaattaatatcaaaattttACCATCTTATTTGACTATCCCATTGCCATATGGAGACAATACAAATAAGTACTGGGGAAGATTGTTGATTACAGATCAAGTTActgttaaaattaaaatcacacctaatataaaaaatttagataATGTTAGAATGTACAtgaataatgatgataaatataaactaGTTGGTgaagaattaaatattgaatcgaaagaaaaattcattaaagCATATAAAGGTAAAATctag
- the TAZ1 gene encoding lysophosphatidylcholine acyltransferase (similar to Saccharomyces cerevisiae YPR140W | TAZ1 | TAfaZzin) has product MSYPDVLYRGEAFLAQYPRDSKLWEWASKATSLAVIASSKLFINLFYNPKLYHIERLENAMDNAIKENRGLMTVMNHMSVVDDPFVWGVLPFRLFNKMESFRWCLGASNICFQNKIFATFFSMGQVLGTGRFGKGPFQGSIDAAIRLLSPDDTMDLEYIPKSYENSSSNVKTTNNINTLFRKHINPVLRDKPSWVHVYPEGFVLQLQPPFNNSMRYFKWGITRLILESTKPPIIVPMFSTGFEKIAPESAANTIIERYLPRNFGAEIKVTIGQPINDEIIDAYRNEWKSLCDKYSDPKAPTDLSDELKYGKEAQDLRGRLAAELRRSLANIRHNECGFPEEDPRFKSPEWWKKYTATEGASDPEVQFIGENWAIRRLQKFLNEDEKK; this is encoded by the coding sequence ATGTCATATCCCGATGTTTTATATAGAGGAGAAGCGTTTTTAGCACAATATCCAAGAGACTCCAAACTATGGGAATGGGCTAGCAAAGCAACCTCTTTAGCAGTGATTGCAAGTTCTAAACTTTTcatcaatttattttataatccCAAGTTGTATCACATTGAAAGATTAGAAAATGCAATGGATAATGCCATTAAGGAAAATAGAGGGCTGATGACAGTTATGAATCATATGAGCGTTGTTGACGATCCATTTGTTTGGGGAGTGTTGCCTTTTAggttatttaataaaatggaGTCTTTTAGATGGTGTTTGGGTGCATCCAATATATgtttccaaaataaaatttttgccACTTTTTTCTCAATGGGCCAAGTTTTAGGTACCGGAAGATTCGGGAAAGGTCCATTTCAAGGTTCGATTGATGCGGCAATTAGACTTTTATCACCGGATGATACTATGGATTTAGAATATATACCTAAAAGTTACGAAAACTCATCGTCCAACGTGAAAacaactaataatattaacactCTGTTTCGTAAACATATTAATCCCGTTTTGCGTGACAAGCCAAGTTGGGTTCACGTTTATCCAGAAGGATTTGTTTTACAATTACAACCACCTTTCAACAACTCGATGCGTTATTTTAAATGGGGGATTACAAGACTAATTTTGGAAAGTACTAAACCACCAATCATCGTTCCAATGTTTTCCACAGGCTTTGAGAAAATTGCACCAGAATCTGCAGCCAACACTATTATCGAGAGGTATTTGCCACGAAATTTTGGTGCAGAAATTAAAGTTACCATTGGTCAACCAATCAATGATGAAATCATTGATGCATATAGAAACGAATGGAAATCCTTGTGTGACAAATACTCTGATCCAAAAGCCCCAACAGATTTATCTGATGAGTTGAAATACGGAAAAGAAGCTCAAGATCTAAGAGGTAGACTTGCTGCTGAATTGAGAAGATCATTAGCTAACATCAGGCACAATGAGTGCGGATTTCCTGAAGAAGATCCAAGATTTAAAAGTCCCGAATGGTGGAAGAAATACACTGCAACTGAAGGTGCATCGGATCCAGAAGTTCAATTTATCGGTGAAAATTGGGCTATTAGAAGGCTgcaaaaatttttgaatgaagatgaaaaaaagtaa
- the ALB1 gene encoding Alb1p (similar to Saccharomyces cerevisiae YJL122W | ALB1 | Arx1 Little Brother): MPSKNSINRPKDTVNKARKARSLGQKRQQREKNGLLKPSRSSENSKSGQIKSIPIDLYKGDNNILESNARGITTKTLSKKRAKKIERNLKYIQQNKLLIDAQEKAEANGMELEIKPSTLTKNVKTIKEDSQLTKIKNDMWSVIEDAKSTGLILEGGNGTTLGGAYFP; the protein is encoded by the coding sequence atgcccTCCAAAAACTCAATTAATAGACCAAAAGACACCGTCAATAAAGCTAGGAAAGCCCGTTCATTAGGCCAAAAGAGACAACAAcgtgaaaaaaatggaCTATTAAAACCAAGTAGGTCTAGTGAGAATTCTAAGAGTGGTCAAATTAAATCTATTCCAATTGATTTATACAAGGGCgataacaatattttagAAAGTAATGCCAGAGGTATAACCACTAAAACTCTAAGCAAAAAAAGagctaaaaaaattgaaagaaatttaaaatatatacaacAAAATAAGTTGTTAATTGATGCTCAAGAAAAAGCTGAGGCCAATGGTATGGAACTTGAAATTAAACCATCTACATTAACTAAAAATGTCAAGACTATTAAAGAAGATAGCCAGTTAACCaagattaaaaatgatatgTGGAGCGTTATAGAAGACGCCAAGAGTACTGGTTTGATCCTAGAAGGCGGCAATGGTACTACTCTAGGTGGTGCATATTTCCCATAA
- the RPE1 gene encoding ribulose-phosphate 3-epimerase RPE1 (similar to Saccharomyces cerevisiae YJL121C | RPE1 | Ribulose 5-Phosphate Epimerase) — MVKSHIAPSILASDFSQLGCQCHKVIDGGADWLHIDVMDGHFVPNISLGVPIVESLRKVIPRSGEPNGAFFDCHMMISEPEKWVEVFAKAGADQFTFHYESTKDPKKLIQQIKKVGLKAACAIKPGTDVEVLYDLAEDLDMCLIMTVEPGFGGQKFMVTMMPKVESLRNKFPNLNIQVDGGLGKATIEPAAKAGANVIVAGTSVFKADDPAEVISYLREKVDENLEARGIKG, encoded by the coding sequence ATGGTTAAATCACATATTGCACCAAGTATTTTGGCATCTGATTTCTCCCAATTAGGTTGCCAATGTCATAAAGTTATTGACGGGGGAGCCGATTGGTTACATATTGATGTAATGGACGGTCATTTTGTtccaaatatttctttagGTGTTCCAATTGTGGAAAGTTTAAGGAAAGTTATTCCAAGAAGTGGAGAACCAAACGGTGCATTTTTTGACTGTCATATGATGATCAGTGAACCTGAGAAATGGGTTGAAGTATTTGCTAAGGCAGGTGCTGATCAATTCACATTTCATTATGAATCAACTAAAGacccaaaaaaattaatccaacaaattaaaaaagtagGTCTTAAAGCTGCATGTGCTATTAAGCCGGGCACCGATGTTGAGGTTTTGTATGACTTAGCTGAAGACCTAGATATGTGTTTAATTATGACCGTTGAACCTGGATTTGGTGGTCAAAAATTTATGGTTACAATGATGCCCAAAGTTGAATCACTGAGAAACAAGTTCCCTAACTTGAATATTCAGGTCGATGGTGGTTTAGGTAAAGCTACTATAGAGCCTGCCGCTAAAGCTGGTGCCAATGTTATTGTTGCTGGTACTAGCGTTTTCAAAGCAGATGATCCAGCGGAAGTTATTTCCTATTTAAGAGAAAAAGTCGATGAAAACTTGGAAGCTAGAGGTATTAAGGGttaa
- the CTR1 gene encoding high-affinity Cu transporter CTR1 (similar to Saccharomyces cerevisiae YPR124W | CTR1 | Copper TRansport), which produces MDMSDMAGMSGMSGMDMTGMDMATTSTTAASTSVMSSMIMSSSSSSSSSVSSAISSMTTKVSSITSSMTVSMSSATASVSSSISSMAMSMSGMAMSMSGMDMSGMDMSATTDTSTATATSMAGMDMSNSNSSSSSSMSMSMGMNEYLTPHFNGYPVLFQHLKGHTKRQAFGIFCLILAGAFVYKLCNCVLWYLELIWANKKQEKENKEEMWANARRRNIMIEFFHHSGYSLMQDFIRMILVFISTMFAYMLMLAAMSFVLTYVFAVITGIALFEVMFNRFKVIILRDRRLKLIKKCPGGNGCVCGIHKKNVDATSLYSSTTAEEKISEQIPRAGGCCCADATDEVSDAADAERNIQDAQEMSANRDVTDMGVDLNPRDKVM; this is translated from the coding sequence ATGGATATGTCTGATATGGCCGGTATGTCTGGTATGTCTGGTATGGATATGACTGGTATGGATATGGCTACCACGTCTACTACAGCTGCTTCCACTTCTGTTATGTCCTCGATGATTATgagtagtagtagtagtagcagcAGTTCTGTTTCCTCTGCTATTTCTTCAATGACTACTAAAGTAAGCAGTATTACTTCTTCTATGACTGTGAGCATGAGTAGCGCTACAGCTTCTGtttcttcttcaatttCATCAATGGCTATGAGTATGAGTGGCATGGCCATGAGTATGAGTGGCATGGATATGAGCGGCATGGATATGAGCGCTACTACTGATACGTCTACTGCTACTGCTACTTCTATGGCTGGTATGGATATGAGTAACAGtaattcttcatcttcCTCATCGATGTCCATGTCTATGGGTATGAATGAATACCTAACTCCGCATTTCAATGGATATCCAGTTTTGTTTCAACATTTAAAAGGTCACACTAAAAGGCAAGcttttggtattttttgtttaattttggCTGGtgcttttgtttataaattGTGCAATTGTGTTTTGTGGTATTTGGAATTAATCTGGGCcaacaaaaaacaagaaaaagaaaataaggAAGAAATGTGGGCTAATGctagaagaagaaatatcatgattgaattttttcatcattCTGGTTATTCTTTAATGCAAGATTTCATCAGAATGATTctagtttttatttccacCATGTTTGCTTATATGTTAATGTTGGCTGCCATgtcttttgttttaactTATGTTTTTGCTGTCATCACTGGTATCGCCTTGTTTGAAGTTATGTTTAATAGATTTAaagttataattttaaGAGATCGTAggttaaaattaattaaaaaatgtcCTGGGGGTAACGGTTGTGTTTGTGGTATCCACAAGAAAAATGTAGATGCCACTTCATTGTACTCTTCCACCACTGCTGAAGAAAAGATTTCCGAACAAATTCCACGTGCTGGTGGATGTTGTTGTGCCGATGCGACCGATGAAGTTTCTGATGCAGCTGATGCTGAAAGAAATATCCAGGATGCACAAGAAATGTCTGCTAATAGAGATGTCACCGACATGGGTGTTGATTTAAATCCAAGAGATAAAGTTATGTAG
- the RRP15 gene encoding rRNA-processing protein RRP15 (similar to Saccharomyces cerevisiae YPR143W | RRP15 | Ribosomal RNA Processing) translates to MVGVTSKQNKNKRVKLTSINDKKNEQEKHISPKGSVKKNNFDDKDENVSSESQIDDNEENESEITTLSSAEEEEEEEEEEEEEADDVDFPTSKPKNTKKSKHDDGSELFSNAMSAILSSHLKAYDRKDPIMARNKKVLQKNESDKLEFKAKKAMLVEKKKILSKTRETEILPSEASEISKTLDKERKLRKIAQRGVVKLFNAIMLTQVKTDKEINDKFSDIKNQQEKKQLITDVSKETFLDLVKAAGEE, encoded by the exons ATGGTAGGTGTAACTAGTaagcaaaataaaaataagagaGTAAAGTTAACTTCcattaatgataaaaaaaatgaacaaGAAAAGCATATAAGCCCAAAAGGTtcggtaaaaaaaaataattttgatgacaaagatgaaaatgttTCATCTGAAAGCCAAATCgatgataatgaagaaaatgaatCAGAAATAACAACATTATCCTCAgctgaagaagaaga agaagaagaagaagaagaggaagaggaggCCGATGATGTCGATTTCCCTACTTCAAAGCCCAAAAACaccaaaaaaagtaaacaCGATGATGGTTCAGAATTGTTTTCTAATGCAATGAGTGCTATTTTATCATCACATTTAAAAGCATATGATCGTAAAGATCCAATCATGGccagaaataaaaaggttttacaaaaaaatgaatcGGATAAATTAGAATTCAAGGCTAAAAAGGCCATGCTggtagaaaaaaaaaaaatattgtccAAAACCAGGGAAACAGAAATTCTTCCATCAGAAGCTAGCGAGATTAGTAAAACATTGGATaaggaaagaaaattaagaaaGATAGCCCAAAGAGGTGTTGTCAAACTATTTAATGCTATAATGCTTACACAGGTGAAAACTGACAAGGaaataaatgataaattttCTGATATTAAGAACCAGCAGGAAAAGAAACAACTGATTACCGATGTATCCAAAGAAACATTTCTTGATTTGGTAAAAGCGGCGGGTGAAGAGTAG
- the KAR3 gene encoding Kar3p (similar to Saccharomyces cerevisiae YPR141C | KAR3 | KARyogamy) encodes MTSYNNLDIPTTPKKNTENKRYTESKIPSPSRIPSPKYFNSRNNSPNSSVSSSSTSASGTAASGSTMNDKELILHTKSSISNKSQQRHSSTLNSFYNENVKHLNKLNDEMVSKKIKLQELKQQRDELNAKCEDDLNLTVESLKKILINKKQQYKSLKFEIDQISENWESKLNCIQTSYTLKIEKLKADQWTQKTKFLKEYESKEQEAREKYQNDKKLLQNKVDMLKKEIKKVELELKENEDYKSKENDLKLEFNHEKEHFLKAMKLKQEGILKENERISINTYSLQNEINNKLQSRYDQLCHDTEYLEQEITTITQEIDIQNKDHSGLLEEYESIQLETKKMEGKYEEMGDYVTKATKELQDINEIIIKEEAIRRKLHNQLQEMRGNIRVFCRIKPMDDPNFHISVLPLDTKDGTQKLLLNGENTNFNANVEFKFDRIFTKKDTNSQVFGEVSQLVQSSLDGYSVCIFAYGQTGSGKTYTMLHEKDGIIPMTLKHIFEWIDKLKESGWQYKVTTQFVEIYNEQICDLLSNKRQSIAGSPSKNKIEIRNTPDGKTLLTNLVTEKIENIEDAHRLLQKALKTRTTAATNANDHSSRSHSIFIINLHGINDITEEYCDGILNLVDLAGSERLNSSLVTGDRLRETQNINRSLSCLGDVIHALGEKKSKHIPFRNSKLTYMLQNSLLGDSKTLMFVNVCENNYNETINSLRFASKVYSTEMKKRQT; translated from the coding sequence ATGACATCATATAATAATCTAGATATACCCACAAcaccaaagaaaaatacaGAGAATAAACGATACACTGAATCTAAGATTCCATCTCCATCTAGAATTCCATCTCctaaatatttcaatagTAGAAACAATTCTCCAAATTCATCGGTCTCCTCTTCATCCACATCAGCGTCTGGAACAGCAGCAAGTGGATCAACAATGAATGACAAAGAACTTATACTTCATACTAAATCTTCAATATCAAATAAGTCTCAACAACGACATTCCTCCACGTTAAACTCTTTTTATAACGAAAATGTCAAGcatttaaataaactaaaTGACGAAATGGTAAgcaagaaaataaaattacaagaactaaaacaacaaagagATGAATTAAATGCTAAATGCGAGGATGATTTGAATTTGACGGTTGAGAgtttgaagaaaattttgataaataaaaaacagcAATATAAAAGCTTGAAATTTGAAATAGATCAGATCAGTGAAAACTGGGAATCTAAATTAAATTGCATTCAAACAAGCTATACtttgaaaatagaaaaattaaaagctGATCAATGGACACaaaaaaccaaatttttgaaagaatACGAATCAAAGGAACAAGAAGCAAGggaaaaatatcaaaatgataaaaaattattgcaGAATAAAGTGgatatgttaaaaaaagaaatcaagAAGGTTGAGCTTGAGcttaaagaaaatgaagattATAAATCTAAAGAGAATGACTTAAAGTTAGAATTCAATCATGAAAAAgaacattttttaaaagccATGAAATTGAAACAGGAAGGTATTTTAAAGGAAAATGAAAGAATTAGTATAAACACATATTCGCTTCAGAATGAAATCAACAATAAGTTACAATCCAGGTATGATCAATTATGCCATGATACTGAATATTTAGAGCAAGAAATAACAACCATCACTCAGGAAATCGACATTCAAAATAAAGACCATAGCGGATTGTTAGAGGAATATGAAAGCATTCAGTtagaaactaaaaaaatggaGGGAAAATATGAGGAAATGGGAGACTACGTGACCAAAGCGACAAAGGAATTACAGGACATTAATGagattataataaaagaagaggCTATCAGAAGGAAATTACACAATCAACTACAAGAAATGAGGGGGAACATAAGAGTATTTTGTAGAATAAAGCCCATGGACGATCCAAATTTTCATATAAGTGTGTTACCACTAGATACCAAGGATGGCAcccaaaaattattattaaatggtGAGAATACTAATTTTAATGCCAATGTGGAATTCAAATTTGACAGGATATTCACTAAAAAAGATACCAACTCTCAAGTTTTTGGAGAGGTTTCTCAGTTGGTGCAAAGTTCTTTGGATGGGTACAGTGTTTGTATTTTTGCCTATGGTCAAACAGGGTCAGGTAAAACATATACAATGCTTCATGAAAAAGATGGTATAATACCGATGACtttaaaacatatatttgAATGGattgataaattaaaagaatcaGGTTGGCAATATAAAGTTACCACACAATTTGTGGAAATATATAATGAGCAGATTTGTGATTTATTGTCAAATAAAAGACAGAGCATAGCAGGCAGCCctagtaaaaataaaattgagaTTAGAAACACTCCAGATGGTAAGACTTTACTAACCAATTTAGTGACTGAAAAAATCGAAAACATAGAGGATGCACACCGTTTATTGCAAAAAGCCCTGAAAACGAGGACAACGGCTGCCACTAATGCAAATGATCATTCTTCACGTTCCCATTCAATTTTCATCATAAACTTACACGGAATTAATGATATTACTGAGGAGTATTGTGATggtatattaaatttagttGATTTAGCTGGTAGCGAAAGATTAAATAGTTCCCTAGTGACTGGTGATAGATTAAGAGAAACACAAAACATTAATAGATCCCTAAGTTGTTTAGGCGATGTTATACATGCATTGggggagaaaaaaagtaagCATATTCCCTTTAGGAATTCAAAATTGACCTATATGCTACAGAATTCATTACTTGGAGACAGCAAAACTTTAATGTTTGTTAATGTTTGCGAAAACAATTATAATGAAACAATTAATTCCTTACGCTTTGCATCAAAAGTTTACTCTAcggaaatgaaaaagagaCAAACTTAA
- a CDS encoding uncharacterized protein (similar to Saccharomyces cerevisiae YGR122W | protein that may be involved in pH regulation), with protein sequence MYILNYLPLKYEVNTTNNNNRNSLVKNVKNTTFTSNNYSATLQLERESIINHLKSYSPDTNSSSDIFNTIDILLNFSNDLLSSGNNTKNSDLLNTLLLLAKSYHQQAYNLLFNAYSSTINTTVPPNHNCNNSWQRSTYYIKLSLGLLTYINQEYNCFAPSNQNSMMVIKFMFDYNTIYQQYTVILLSLYKLKDSLIENYSQDNLQKSTEGNGLSFQMLAKLCIGCYNNTLELINLPSLPLKIVNFLKILANDYFYGLIELLLALQKFEIENKIGESVSLINDSISVFEKSSVFQKILFSKKKGLDGLSTVTSTLFNSGTNNNNYNTKLFKSKLKLSNLKDRISTKVQNNNNNTVVTNTNSISKTYFDMFPDTLILNTFTLFISELLYLLQYRFSNYNNTISFDLVTNDKQQLRKLWPTGKKPQSVSIQWVYKNGVGLGPIDNINEKKYFF encoded by the coding sequence ATGTACATCCTCAATTATCTTCCATTAAAATATGAGGTTAATAcaaccaataataacaatcgTAACTCACTGGTAAAAAATGTCAAAAATACTACTTTTACTTCCAATAATTATTCTGCTACTCTACAATTGGAAAGAGAATCCATAATAAACCATTTAAAATCTTATAGTCCTGACACTAATAGCAGCTCGGATATATTTAACACCATTGATATTTtacttaatttttcaaatgatttattatcgAGTGGCAATAACACTAAAAACAGTGATCTATTGAATACTCTACTACTTTTAGCAAAATCATATCATCAACAAGCCtataatcttttatttaatgcATATTCTTCAACCATTAACACCACAGTGCCACCAAATCATAACTGCAACAATTCGTGGCAAAGAAGCACTTATTATATCAAGCTCTCATTGGGCCTATTAACTTATATCAACCAAGAATATAATTGTTTTGCACCGAGCAATCAAAATTCTATGATggttattaaatttatgtTTGACTATAACACAATATACCAACAGTACACTGTCATACTATTGAGTCTatacaaattaaaagattcaTTAATAGAAAATTATTCGCAGGATAATTTGCAAAAATCAACCGAGGGAAACGGACTAAGTTTCCAAATGTTAGCAAAGTTATGCATCGGCTGTTATAATAACACTTTAGAATTGATAAATTTACCCAGCTTACCTCTGAAAATtgtcaattttttaaaaatattggcgaacgattatttttatggaCTAATTGAATTGTTATTAGCTTTACagaaatttgaaattgaaaataaaattggagAGTCTGTTAGCCTAATTAACGATAGTATCAgtgtttttgaaaaaagtagcgttttccaaaaaatattattttcgaaaaaaaaaggactGGATGGTCTTAGCACTGTTACCAGTACATTGTTCAATAGTGgtactaataacaataattataataccaaactatttaaatcaaaattaaaactttccaatttaaaagataGGATATCAACAAAagtacaaaataataataataacactgTCGTCACCAACACAAattcaatttcaaaaacatATTTCGATATGTTTCCAGATAccttaattttaaatacctttactttatttataaGTGAATTATTGTATTTACTTCAATACAGATTTTCCAATTATAACAATACTATAAGTTTTGACTTGGTAACAAATGATAAGCAACAACTAAGGAAATTATGGCCAACTGGTAAAAAACCACAGTCAGTATCAATTCAATGGGTCTATAAAAATGGTGTAGGATTAGGCCCAATAGATAAtatcaatgaaaaaaaatatttcttttaa
- the MEP3 gene encoding ammonium permease MEP3 (similar to Saccharomyces cerevisiae YGR121C | MEP1 | ammonium permease (paralog of YPR138C | MEP3)), translating into MIKVWNETYDSATVAFMLYGSSLVFFMIPGLGFLYSGLARRKSALSLIWACLMATLVGILQWYFWGYSLAFSKTSHNKFIGNVNSFGFRDVYGAVNEGDAYPELAFACFQGLFMCVTLSIVAGATAERGRLLPHMVFIFCFATIVYCPVCYWIWAPQGWAYKWGVLDWAGGFLEVISAVGGFVYSAFLGPRRENLLINFRPHNVSMITLGTGILWFGWLGFNSCTTLSPNLKSFYVFMNSNLSATSAGMTWCLLDYRLEKKWSTVGLCSGIICGLVAATPSSGCITLYGSVIQGIITGIVCNFSTKIKFYLKVDDAMDILAEHGMAGLVGLFFNALFGADWVIGLDGATEHGGGWISRNWKQMYKQIAYMFAVLGWGAVVSAILCFVIDNIPGLGLRATEEAEALGMDEDQIGEFAYDYVEVRRDYFTWGNQNTTSDENSSSTDSAELQELEKPENSNEVIVFDADHVADLQNCRPQNGIIQHNKSSSTEKSDATTNFNKEDNNIDDVIEKVV; encoded by the coding sequence ATGATAAAAGTATGGAATGAAACATATGATAGTGCAACTGTAGCATTTATGCTATATGGTTCATCACTAGTTTTCTTTATGATTCCAGGGCTAGGCTTCCTATATAGTGGTCTAGCAAGAAGAAAATCAGCTTTGAGTTTAATTTGGGCATGCCTAATGGCAACATTGGTTGGTATCTTACAATGGTACTTTTGGGGGTATTCGTTAGCCTTTTCAAAAACTTCGCACAACAAGTTTATAGGAAATGTTAATTCATTTGGTTTTAGAGATGTTTACGGTGCAGTTAATGAGGGTGATGCATATCCTGAATTGGCTTTTGCCTGTTTCCAGGGATTATTCATGTGTGTTACCCTAAGTATTGTTGCAGGCGCTACTGCTGAAAGAGGTAGGTTATTGCCTCATATGgtttttatcttttgttTTGCTACCATTGTATATTGTCCAGTTTGCTATTGGATTTGGGCTCCTCAAGGTTGGGCCTATAAATGGGGGGTTTTGGACTGGGCTGGTGGATTTTTAGAAGTAATAAGTGCTGTTGGTGGATTTGTATATTCTGCGTTTCTAGGTCCTAGAAGAGAAAATTTGTTAATCAATTTCAGACCACACAATGTTAGTATGATCACCTTGGGTACTGGAATCCTTTGGTTTGGTTGGTTGGGTTTCAACAGTTGTACCACTTTATCTCCCAACTTAAAATCATTTTACGTATTTATGAATTCCAATCTTAGTGCCACATCCGCAGGTATGACATGGTGTTTACTAGATTATAGactagaaaaaaaatggtcaACCGTTGGGTTATGTTCAGGAATTATTTGTGGGTTAGTTGCAGCTACCCCAAGTTCTGGGTGCATCACACTCTATGGATCTGTTATCCAAGGAATTATTACAGGTATAgtttgtaatttttcaacgaaaattaaattttactTAAAGGTTGACGATGCAATGGATATCTTAGCGGAACACGGCATGGCTGGTTTGGTAggattatttttcaatgcaTTATTTGGTGCAGATTGGGTTATTGGGCTGGATGGTGCTACCGAGCATGGTGGTGGATGGATTTCCAGAAATTGGAAGCAAATGTATAAACAAATCGCTTATATGTTTGCTGTTTTGGGTTGGGGCGCTGTGGTCAGCGCCATCTTATGTTTTGTGATTGATAATATTCCGGGTTTAGGTTTAAGAGCCACTGAAGAAGCTGAGGCCCTGGGTATGGATGAAGATCAGATCGGAGAATTTGCTTATGATTACGTCGAGGTCAGAAGAGATTACTTCACTTGGGGTAACCAGAATACAACCAGTGATGAaaatagtagtagtacgGATAGTGCTGAACTTCAAGAGCTCGAAAAACCTGAGAACAGTAACGAAGTAATAGTTTTTGATGCAGATCATGTTGCTGATCTTCAAAATTGCCGGCCTCAAAACGGAATAATACAGCATAATAAAAGTAGTAGTACTGAAAAAAGTGATGCTACTACAAACTTCAATAAAGAAGATAATAACATTGATGATGTAATAGAAAAGGTGgtttga